The following coding sequences lie in one Nocardioides sambongensis genomic window:
- the nuoE gene encoding NADH-quinone oxidoreductase subunit NuoE — translation MSLDDRTLGELREIAGRYPEARSGLLPMLHLVQAVQGRVTPEGIEACAEILDISPAEVSGVATFYTMYKRHEVGDYHVGVCTNTLCAVMGGDAIRARLEEHLEIGNDEVAEKRQGDARTVSLEHVECNAACDYAPVVMVNWEFMDNQTPESAVQMVEALRAGHEVRSTRGPRLCTWREAERVLAGFPDGLVDEGPTAGAASLAGLEIARERGWTAPDPGVSATEDDVADDKQEAVARADTGRAEAETVEQTTDSATSGERANEKGDDRG, via the coding sequence ATGAGCCTGGACGACCGGACGCTCGGCGAGCTGCGCGAGATCGCCGGCCGCTACCCCGAGGCCCGCTCGGGGCTGCTGCCGATGCTGCACCTGGTGCAGGCGGTGCAGGGCCGGGTCACGCCGGAGGGGATCGAGGCGTGCGCCGAGATCCTCGACATCAGCCCTGCCGAGGTGAGCGGGGTGGCCACGTTCTACACGATGTACAAGCGCCACGAGGTCGGCGACTACCACGTCGGCGTCTGCACCAACACGCTCTGCGCGGTGATGGGTGGCGACGCGATCCGGGCCCGCCTCGAGGAGCACCTGGAGATCGGGAACGACGAGGTCGCCGAAAAGCGTCAGGGCGACGCACGCACGGTCAGCCTGGAGCACGTCGAGTGCAACGCCGCCTGCGACTACGCCCCGGTGGTGATGGTCAACTGGGAGTTCATGGACAACCAGACCCCGGAGTCCGCGGTCCAGATGGTCGAGGCGCTGCGCGCCGGCCACGAGGTCCGTTCCACCCGCGGTCCGCGGCTGTGCACCTGGCGTGAGGCGGAGCGGGTCCTCGCCGGCTTCCCCGACGGCCTGGTCGACGAGGGCCCGACCGCCGGAGCCGCCAGCCTGGCCGGCCTGGAGATCGCCCGCGAGCGCGGCTGGACCGCGCCCGACCCGGGCGTGAGCGCCACCGAGGACGACGTCGCGGACGACAAGCAGGAGGCGGTCGCCCGCGCCGACACCGGTCGCGCCGAGGCGGAGACCGTCGAGCAGACCACGGACAGTGCCACGTCCGGGGAGAGGGCGAACGAGAAGGGGGACGACCGTGGCTGA
- the nuoF gene encoding NADH-quinone oxidoreductase subunit NuoF, whose product MADTLTPVLTDMWDVERGWTLPAYESKGGYDALDKAFAMTPDEVIACVKDSGLRGRGGAGFPTGMKWSFIPQDNPKPKYLVVNADESEPGTCKDIPLMMGNPHVLVEGVIVSSYAIRANKAFIYVRGEVLHVIRRVQAAVAEAYAAGHLGKDIHGSGYDLDVVVHAGAGAYICGEETALLEGLEGRRGQPRLRPPFPAVAGLYASPTVINNVESIASVPAIVRNGAEWFASMGTEKSQGHGIFSLSGHIARPGQYEAPLGITLRELIDLAGGIRQTSDGERRLKFWTPGGSSTPLLTPEHLDVPLDFEGVGGAGSMLGTRALQIFDDTVCVVRAVLRWTEFYKHESCGKCTPCREGTWWLVQALTRLERGEGSEEDLDLLLDQCDNILGRSFCALGDGATSPISSSIKYFREEYLAHLSHGGCPFDPTRSTAFAAQEVTA is encoded by the coding sequence GTGGCTGACACCCTGACCCCGGTCCTCACCGACATGTGGGACGTCGAACGCGGGTGGACGCTGCCGGCGTACGAGTCCAAGGGCGGGTACGACGCGCTCGACAAGGCCTTCGCGATGACCCCGGACGAGGTGATCGCCTGTGTCAAGGACTCCGGCCTGCGCGGCCGCGGCGGCGCCGGCTTCCCGACCGGCATGAAGTGGTCCTTCATCCCGCAGGACAACCCGAAGCCCAAGTACCTGGTGGTCAACGCCGACGAGTCCGAGCCGGGCACCTGCAAGGACATCCCGCTGATGATGGGCAACCCGCACGTGCTCGTCGAGGGAGTCATCGTGAGCTCCTACGCGATCCGCGCCAACAAGGCGTTCATCTACGTCCGTGGCGAGGTGCTGCACGTGATCCGCCGGGTGCAGGCCGCGGTCGCCGAGGCGTACGCCGCCGGCCACCTCGGCAAGGACATCCACGGCTCGGGCTACGACCTCGACGTGGTGGTCCACGCCGGCGCCGGCGCCTACATCTGCGGGGAGGAGACGGCGCTGCTCGAGGGCCTCGAGGGCCGCCGGGGCCAGCCACGGCTGCGCCCGCCATTCCCGGCCGTCGCCGGCCTCTACGCCAGCCCGACGGTGATCAACAACGTCGAGTCGATCGCGTCGGTGCCGGCCATCGTGCGCAACGGCGCGGAGTGGTTCGCCTCGATGGGCACCGAGAAGTCCCAGGGGCACGGGATCTTCTCCCTCTCCGGCCACATCGCCAGGCCCGGCCAGTACGAGGCGCCGCTCGGGATCACCCTGCGGGAGCTGATCGACCTGGCCGGTGGCATCCGGCAGACCTCCGACGGCGAGCGCCGACTGAAGTTCTGGACCCCCGGCGGCTCCTCGACCCCGCTGCTGACGCCCGAGCACCTCGACGTGCCGCTCGACTTCGAGGGCGTCGGGGGAGCCGGCTCGATGCTCGGCACCCGGGCGCTCCAGATCTTCGACGACACCGTCTGCGTGGTCCGGGCCGTGCTCCGCTGGACGGAGTTCTACAAGCACGAGTCCTGCGGCAAGTGCACGCCGTGCCGCGAGGGCACCTGGTGGCTGGTCCAGGCGCTGACCCGGCTCGAACGCGGGGAGGGGAGCGAGGAGGACCTCGACCTGCTGCTCGACCAGTGCGACAACATCCTCGGCCGGTCGTTCTGCGCGCTGGGCGACGGCGCCACCAGCCCGATCTCGAGCTCGATCAAGTACTTCCGCGAGGAGTACCTGGCCCACCTCTCCCACGGTGGGTGCCCGTTCGACCCGACTCGCTCCACCGCCTTCGCGGCCCAGGAGGTGACGGCATGA
- a CDS encoding NADH-quinone oxidoreductase subunit G, giving the protein MTTSPQKSPDPSTETSPERSDLVSVTIDGIQVSVPKDTLVIRAAEQIGVQVPRFCDHPLLAPVGACRQCLVDVPDAGNGRGFPKPQASCTLPVAEGMVVNTQASSAVADKAQQGVMEFLLINHPLDCPVCDKGGECPLQNQAMSNGRGESRFSDARNHGVKRTFPKPINLSPMVLLDRERCIVCQRCTRFADEIAGDPFIALVERGAEQQIGIAEDAPFLSYFSGNVIQICPVGALTSESYRFRSRPFDLVSSPGVGEHDACGAAIRIDHRRGKVMRRLSGNDPAVNEEWISDKDRFAFAYASADDRITYPQVRDEDGSLRPASWPEAFAVAARGLASARQNGGVGVLTGGRLTCEDAYAYSKFARVALGTNDIDFRARPLSSEEADFLAARVALTGPDTGVSYDDLESASTVVLVGLEPEDEAGTIFLRLRKSVLAGGTAVIALAPYRTRGLTKLSGRLVPTAPGDEPAALAVLAAELDGDTVILAGERLATVPGALSAVAAAADASGARLAWVPRRAGDRGAVEAGCLPGLLPGGRPVADPAARADLAAAWGVPGLPDAAGRDADAILASLIGGGLGGLVVAGVDPADTADPAATRAALAAAPFVVAFELRATEVTDAADVVFPVAPTTDKAGTFVNWEGRPRPFGAALANPASLPELRALAGIAEEIGAPLGFRTVEQVRAEMTDVGPWDGARASAPAVDAPTAPGAAAGDELRLATWKQLVDNGSMLDGDKYLKATARPAHALLPAALYDAHGSTITLTGDRGSVTVPAAVGDDMVAGTVWLPANSTGDGVLSDLASPGSTVRIEGGQA; this is encoded by the coding sequence ATGACCACCAGCCCGCAGAAGAGCCCCGACCCGAGCACGGAGACCAGTCCGGAGCGCTCCGACCTGGTCAGTGTCACCATCGACGGCATCCAGGTCTCGGTGCCCAAGGACACCCTGGTGATCCGCGCCGCCGAGCAGATCGGCGTCCAGGTCCCCCGGTTCTGCGACCACCCGCTGCTCGCTCCCGTCGGCGCCTGCCGGCAGTGCCTCGTCGACGTACCCGACGCCGGCAACGGCCGCGGGTTCCCGAAGCCGCAGGCGTCCTGCACGCTGCCGGTCGCCGAGGGGATGGTGGTCAACACCCAGGCCAGCAGCGCGGTCGCCGACAAGGCGCAGCAGGGCGTGATGGAGTTCCTGCTGATCAACCACCCGCTGGACTGCCCGGTCTGCGACAAGGGTGGCGAGTGCCCGCTGCAGAACCAGGCGATGTCCAACGGCCGCGGCGAGTCCCGCTTCTCCGACGCACGCAACCACGGCGTCAAGCGGACCTTCCCGAAGCCGATCAACCTCTCTCCCATGGTGCTGCTGGACCGCGAGCGCTGCATCGTCTGTCAGCGCTGCACCCGCTTCGCCGACGAGATCGCCGGCGACCCGTTCATCGCACTGGTCGAGCGCGGCGCGGAGCAGCAGATCGGCATCGCCGAGGACGCCCCGTTCCTCTCCTACTTCTCCGGCAACGTGATCCAGATCTGCCCGGTGGGCGCGCTGACCTCGGAGTCCTACCGGTTCCGCTCCCGCCCCTTCGACCTGGTCTCCAGCCCGGGTGTCGGCGAGCACGACGCCTGCGGTGCGGCGATCCGGATCGACCACCGGCGCGGCAAGGTGATGCGTCGCCTCTCCGGCAACGACCCGGCGGTCAACGAGGAGTGGATCTCGGACAAGGACCGGTTCGCCTTCGCCTACGCCTCGGCCGACGACCGGATCACCTATCCGCAGGTCCGCGACGAGGACGGGTCGCTGCGCCCGGCGTCGTGGCCCGAGGCCTTCGCCGTCGCCGCCCGCGGCCTCGCCTCCGCCCGGCAGAACGGCGGGGTAGGAGTGCTCACCGGCGGGCGGCTGACCTGCGAGGACGCCTACGCCTACAGCAAGTTCGCCCGGGTCGCGCTGGGCACCAACGACATCGACTTCCGGGCTCGTCCGCTCTCCTCCGAGGAGGCCGACTTCCTGGCCGCCCGGGTCGCCCTGACCGGCCCCGACACCGGGGTCTCGTACGACGACCTGGAGTCGGCGTCCACCGTCGTCCTGGTCGGCCTGGAGCCCGAGGACGAGGCCGGCACGATCTTCCTGCGCCTGCGCAAGTCCGTGCTGGCCGGCGGCACCGCGGTGATCGCGCTGGCGCCGTACCGGACCCGCGGGCTCACCAAGCTCTCCGGCCGGCTGGTCCCGACCGCGCCCGGTGACGAGCCCGCCGCGCTCGCGGTGCTGGCCGCCGAGCTCGACGGCGACACGGTGATCCTGGCCGGAGAGCGGCTCGCCACGGTGCCCGGCGCCCTGAGCGCCGTCGCCGCCGCGGCCGACGCCTCCGGAGCCCGGCTCGCCTGGGTGCCCCGTCGCGCCGGGGACCGCGGAGCGGTGGAGGCCGGCTGCCTGCCCGGCCTGTTGCCCGGAGGACGTCCGGTGGCCGATCCGGCCGCCCGCGCCGATCTCGCCGCCGCGTGGGGTGTGCCCGGACTGCCCGACGCAGCCGGTCGGGACGCCGACGCGATCCTGGCCTCGCTCATCGGTGGCGGACTGGGCGGCCTCGTCGTCGCCGGGGTCGACCCCGCCGACACCGCCGACCCGGCCGCCACCCGCGCCGCCCTGGCCGCGGCGCCGTTCGTGGTCGCGTTCGAGCTCCGCGCCACCGAGGTCACCGACGCCGCCGACGTGGTCTTCCCGGTCGCGCCGACCACCGACAAGGCCGGCACCTTCGTCAACTGGGAGGGACGTCCCCGCCCGTTCGGTGCCGCGCTGGCCAACCCGGCCTCGCTGCCGGAGCTGCGTGCGCTCGCCGGGATCGCCGAGGAGATCGGTGCCCCCCTCGGGTTCCGCACGGTGGAGCAGGTGCGCGCCGAGATGACCGACGTCGGACCCTGGGACGGAGCACGGGCGAGCGCGCCTGCGGTCGACGCGCCCACGGCCCCCGGGGCCGCCGCCGGTGACGAGCTGCGCCTGGCCACCTGGAAGCAGCTGGTCGACAACGGCTCGATGCTGGACGGCGACAAGTACCTCAAGGCGACCGCCCGACCGGCCCACGCCCTCCTCCCCGCGGCCCTCTACGACGCCCACGGATCGACGATCACCCTCACCGGTGACCGCGGCTCGGTGACCGTCCCCGCCGCGGTCGGCGACGACATGGTCGCGGGCACCGTCTGGCTGCCGGCGAACTCGACCGGCGACGGGGTCCTCAGCGACCTCGCCTCGCCGGGCAGCACCGTCCGCATCGAGGGAGGCCAGGCATGA
- the nuoH gene encoding NADH-quinone oxidoreductase subunit NuoH, protein MTGQIVDSVSSGAVLAASPLDAFGQDPWWVIVVKTLLVFVVLVLLTLFNIWWERRVVARMQHRIGPNVNGPFGLLQSLADGVKLAFKEDLIPKAADKAVFVLAPVIATVPAFVTFSVIPFGPEVNFFGVTTPLQLTDMPVAVLFVMAIASIGIYGIVLGGWSSGSTYSLLGGLRSSAQMISYEVAMGLALVSVFMYAGSMSTSEIVAAQDDLWFGLILLPSFVIYTIAMVGETNRAPFDLPEAEGELVGGFHTEYSSLKFALFFLAEYINMATVSALATTLFLGGWHAPFWIDEVWAGANEGYWPVLWFFGKVFFFIFIFIWLRGTLPRLRYDQFMAFGWKRLIPISLVWIIAVATMRVARDDLTFDTRTILIVAGVLLALFLLLFLIPDKQVADEPEEPGPRAGGFPVPPIPAGGAVRGAAAPLVFPSDPDVTVSEVRHG, encoded by the coding sequence ATGACCGGGCAGATCGTCGACTCCGTCTCGTCGGGGGCGGTGCTGGCCGCCAGCCCGCTGGACGCGTTCGGCCAGGACCCCTGGTGGGTGATCGTCGTCAAGACCCTGCTGGTCTTCGTCGTGCTGGTGCTGCTGACGCTCTTCAACATCTGGTGGGAGCGCCGCGTCGTCGCCCGGATGCAGCACCGGATCGGCCCGAACGTGAACGGTCCCTTCGGGCTGCTCCAGTCGCTGGCCGACGGGGTCAAGCTGGCCTTCAAGGAGGACCTGATCCCCAAGGCCGCCGACAAGGCGGTGTTCGTCCTCGCGCCGGTGATCGCCACCGTCCCCGCCTTCGTCACGTTCAGCGTCATCCCGTTCGGTCCCGAGGTGAACTTCTTCGGCGTGACCACGCCGCTGCAGCTGACCGACATGCCGGTGGCGGTGCTGTTCGTGATGGCGATCGCGTCGATCGGCATCTACGGGATCGTGCTCGGCGGATGGTCCAGCGGGTCGACGTACTCCCTGCTGGGCGGGCTGCGCTCGAGCGCGCAGATGATCTCCTACGAGGTCGCGATGGGCCTCGCCCTGGTGTCGGTCTTCATGTACGCGGGCTCGATGTCCACCAGCGAGATCGTCGCCGCCCAGGACGACCTGTGGTTCGGGCTGATCCTGCTGCCCTCGTTCGTGATCTACACGATCGCGATGGTGGGGGAGACCAACCGGGCGCCGTTCGACCTCCCGGAGGCCGAGGGCGAGCTGGTCGGCGGCTTCCACACCGAGTACTCCAGCCTGAAGTTCGCGCTGTTCTTCCTCGCCGAGTACATCAACATGGCGACCGTCTCCGCGCTGGCCACCACGCTGTTCCTCGGCGGCTGGCACGCCCCGTTCTGGATCGACGAGGTCTGGGCGGGTGCCAACGAGGGCTACTGGCCGGTGCTGTGGTTCTTCGGCAAGGTCTTCTTCTTCATCTTCATCTTCATCTGGCTGCGCGGCACGCTGCCGCGGCTGCGCTACGACCAGTTCATGGCGTTCGGCTGGAAGCGGCTGATCCCGATCTCGCTGGTGTGGATCATCGCGGTCGCCACGATGCGGGTGGCCCGCGACGACCTCACCTTCGACACCCGCACCATCCTGATCGTCGCCGGCGTCCTGCTGGCGCTCTTCCTGCTGCTCTTCCTCATCCCGGACAAGCAGGTCGCCGACGAGCCGGAGGAGCCCGGTCCCCGTGCCGGCGGCTTCCCGGTGCCCCCGATCCCGGCGGGTGGCGCCGTACGCGGTGCGGCCGCTCCGCTGGTCTTCCCCTCCGACCCCGATGTGACCGTCTCCGAGGTGCGTCATGGCTGA
- the nuoI gene encoding NADH-quinone oxidoreductase subunit NuoI, whose translation MAEPEKSPSLKEQFWDPVAGFGVTFRTMFRKVVTEQYPKEKLPTAPRFHGRHQLNRWPDGLEKCVGCELCAWACPADAIYVEGASNSDSPDADGNSQRFSPGERYGRVYQINYLRCILCGLCIEACPTRALTMTNEYELADDNRADLIYEKSDLLAPLLPGMEQPPHAMRLGEDEGDYYRGQYSAPPPATDPATTGGEAEAQEAWTSASQKEA comes from the coding sequence ATGGCTGAGCCCGAGAAGTCCCCCTCGCTCAAGGAGCAGTTCTGGGACCCCGTCGCGGGGTTCGGAGTGACCTTCCGGACGATGTTCCGCAAGGTCGTCACCGAGCAGTACCCGAAGGAGAAGCTGCCCACCGCGCCGCGGTTCCACGGGCGGCACCAGCTCAACCGCTGGCCCGACGGCCTGGAGAAGTGCGTCGGCTGCGAGCTGTGCGCCTGGGCCTGCCCCGCGGACGCGATCTACGTCGAGGGCGCCTCCAACAGCGACTCTCCCGATGCCGACGGCAACTCCCAGCGGTTCAGCCCCGGCGAGCGCTACGGCCGCGTCTACCAGATCAACTACCTGCGCTGCATCCTGTGCGGCCTGTGCATCGAGGCGTGCCCGACCCGCGCGCTGACGATGACCAACGAGTACGAGCTGGCCGACGACAACCGGGCCGACCTGATCTACGAGAAGTCCGACCTGCTGGCCCCGCTGCTGCCCGGCATGGAGCAGCCGCCCCACGCGATGCGGCTGGGCGAGGACGAGGGCGACTACTACCGCGGCCAGTACAGCGCGCCTCCGCCGGCGACCGACCCGGCCACCACCGGTGGTGAGGCCGAGGCGCAGGAAGCCTGGACCAGCGCCAGCCAGAAGGAGGCGTGA
- a CDS encoding NADH-quinone oxidoreductase subunit J, with protein sequence MATFWVLAPIMVIAALGLLFVRKAVHAALLLAVVMISLAVLYAVLEAPFLFAVQIIVYTGAILMLFLFVLMLVGVDASDSVVETIPGQRVMAWVVGLVFVVTMVLGLGQLTLGAAVGLDEANADGNVQGLANILFSRYIFAFEVTSALLITAAVGAMVLAHRERLRPKTTQADLAAQRVRDFTSSGKPLGPLPSPGVYARHNAVDTPALLPDGTPAGASVSRVLAARGSMRTADPDQVEAMAEHLGDPTTTPETAGRAGATAQSEEDVPAPPESGDPEQGATPGKGED encoded by the coding sequence ATGGCGACGTTCTGGGTGCTGGCGCCGATCATGGTGATCGCCGCGCTCGGCCTGCTCTTCGTCCGCAAGGCGGTGCACGCCGCGCTGCTGCTGGCCGTGGTGATGATCAGCCTCGCCGTGCTCTACGCGGTGCTCGAGGCGCCCTTCCTGTTCGCGGTGCAGATCATCGTCTACACCGGCGCGATCCTGATGCTGTTCCTCTTCGTGCTGATGCTCGTCGGCGTGGACGCGTCGGACTCGGTGGTGGAGACGATCCCCGGCCAGCGGGTGATGGCGTGGGTGGTCGGTCTGGTGTTCGTCGTGACCATGGTGCTGGGACTGGGCCAGCTCACTCTCGGCGCGGCGGTGGGCCTCGACGAGGCGAACGCCGACGGCAACGTCCAGGGCCTCGCCAACATCCTCTTCTCCCGCTACATCTTCGCGTTCGAGGTGACCAGCGCGCTGCTGATCACCGCGGCGGTCGGGGCGATGGTGCTGGCCCACCGCGAGCGGCTCCGGCCCAAGACCACCCAGGCGGACCTTGCCGCGCAGCGCGTCCGCGACTTCACCTCCAGCGGCAAGCCGCTCGGGCCGCTGCCGTCCCCGGGCGTCTACGCGCGCCACAACGCCGTCGACACCCCGGCGCTGCTGCCCGACGGGACTCCGGCCGGTGCCTCGGTCTCCCGGGTGCTGGCCGCCCGCGGCAGCATGCGCACCGCGGACCCGGACCAGGTCGAGGCGATGGCCGAGCACCTCGGCGACCCGACCACCACCCCGGAGACCGCCGGCCGTGCGGGTGCGACCGCGCAGAGCGAGGAGGACGTCCCCGCGCCGCCGGAGTCCGGTGACCCCGAGCAGGGCGCGACGCCCGGGAAGGGGGAGGACTGA
- the nuoK gene encoding NADH-quinone oxidoreductase subunit NuoK, with product MDTMPYVILSAILFTIGGIGVLTRRNAIVVFMCVELMLNACNLAFVAFAHHHGNLDGQIAAFFVMVVAAAEVVVGLAIIMAIFRTRRSASVDDASLLKF from the coding sequence ATGGACACCATGCCCTACGTCATCCTCTCGGCGATCCTGTTCACCATCGGCGGGATCGGGGTGCTGACCCGGCGCAACGCGATCGTGGTGTTCATGTGCGTGGAGCTGATGCTCAACGCCTGCAACCTGGCGTTCGTCGCCTTCGCCCACCACCACGGCAACCTCGACGGGCAGATCGCCGCGTTCTTCGTGATGGTCGTCGCGGCCGCCGAGGTCGTGGTCGGGCTCGCGATCATCATGGCCATCTTCCGCACCCGGCGCTCGGCCTCGGTCGACGACGCCAGCCTGCTGAAGTTCTGA
- the nuoL gene encoding NADH-quinone oxidoreductase subunit L: MSALSSLTAAAAETHVPVVAPIEADGAFSLLWLIIVLPLAGAAILLLGGKRTDAWGHLLGTATILGSFAISTVLFVQLLGRDEEDRQLVQHLYTWFDTGHLDVGMDLLYDPLSALFLLLITGVGSLIHIYSIGYMAHDPRRRRFFAYLNLFVAAMLMLVLAENYVGLFLGWEGVGLASYLLIGFWQHKPSAAAAAKKAFVINRVGDMGMGLAIFLLFVTFGSTSFTVISHLAPGAGEATMNWIGVLLLVGACGKSAQVPLQAWLLDAMEGPTPVSALIHAATMVTAGVYLITRSNFVFELAPHAQTAVVVVATVTILWGAIISCAKDDIKKALAGSTMSQIGYMMLGAGLGVAGYAFAIFHLLTHGFFKANMFLGAGSVMHAMDDEVDMRHYGALNKMLPVTFLTFAMGYLAIIGFPGFSGFWSKDKIIETALIESPVVGLCALLGAGVTGFYMTRLMLMTFFTDKRWKDDVHPHESPAVMTFPLIVLAALSVLGGILLAGDWIVDWLSPVVGHAEHHEPPIPVIVITLITVAVVAVGVALAWFLVGRREVPREAPADVSFVTRAARADLYGDAINEGLVVGPGRHTVTALTAADDRVVDGAFSGGATTISGVGTGLRRLQTGFVRSYALSVFAGAVLLVLTIVVVNL; this comes from the coding sequence ATGTCTGCACTCAGCTCGCTGACCGCTGCGGCGGCGGAGACCCACGTCCCCGTCGTCGCCCCGATCGAGGCCGACGGTGCCTTCAGCCTGCTCTGGCTGATCATCGTGCTGCCGCTGGCCGGCGCCGCGATCCTGCTGCTCGGCGGCAAGCGCACCGACGCGTGGGGACACCTGCTCGGCACCGCCACGATCCTGGGCTCGTTCGCGATCAGCACCGTGCTGTTCGTCCAGCTCCTCGGTCGCGACGAGGAGGACCGGCAACTGGTCCAGCACCTCTACACGTGGTTCGACACCGGACACCTCGACGTCGGCATGGACCTGCTCTACGACCCGTTGTCGGCGCTGTTCCTGCTGCTGATCACCGGCGTCGGCTCGCTGATCCACATCTACTCGATCGGCTACATGGCGCACGACCCGCGCCGCCGCAGGTTCTTCGCCTACCTCAACCTCTTCGTCGCGGCCATGCTGATGCTGGTCCTCGCGGAGAACTACGTCGGACTCTTCCTGGGCTGGGAGGGCGTCGGTCTCGCCTCCTACCTGCTGATCGGCTTCTGGCAGCACAAGCCCTCGGCGGCCGCCGCCGCGAAGAAGGCCTTCGTGATCAACCGGGTCGGCGACATGGGCATGGGTCTGGCGATCTTCCTGCTCTTCGTCACCTTCGGCAGCACCAGCTTCACGGTGATCAGCCACCTCGCTCCGGGGGCGGGCGAGGCCACGATGAACTGGATCGGCGTGCTGCTCCTGGTCGGCGCCTGCGGCAAGTCGGCACAGGTGCCGCTCCAGGCGTGGCTGCTGGACGCGATGGAGGGCCCCACCCCGGTCTCGGCACTGATCCACGCCGCCACGATGGTGACCGCGGGGGTCTACCTGATCACCCGCTCCAACTTCGTCTTCGAGCTCGCACCGCACGCGCAGACCGCCGTCGTGGTGGTCGCCACCGTCACCATCCTCTGGGGCGCGATTATCAGCTGCGCCAAGGACGACATCAAGAAGGCGCTGGCCGGCTCCACGATGAGCCAGATCGGCTACATGATGCTCGGCGCCGGTCTCGGTGTGGCGGGCTACGCCTTCGCGATCTTCCACCTGCTCACCCACGGCTTCTTCAAGGCCAACATGTTCCTGGGTGCCGGCTCGGTGATGCACGCGATGGACGACGAGGTCGACATGCGCCACTACGGCGCGCTGAACAAGATGCTGCCGGTCACCTTCCTGACCTTCGCGATGGGCTACCTCGCGATCATCGGGTTCCCCGGGTTCTCCGGCTTCTGGTCCAAGGACAAGATCATCGAGACGGCCCTGATCGAGAGCCCGGTGGTCGGCCTCTGCGCGCTCCTCGGCGCCGGCGTCACCGGCTTCTACATGACCCGACTGATGCTGATGACCTTCTTCACCGACAAGCGGTGGAAGGACGACGTCCACCCGCACGAGAGCCCCGCGGTGATGACCTTCCCGCTGATCGTGCTGGCGGCGCTCTCGGTGCTCGGCGGCATCCTGCTGGCCGGTGACTGGATCGTCGACTGGCTCTCGCCGGTGGTCGGCCACGCCGAGCACCACGAGCCGCCGATCCCGGTCATCGTGATCACCCTGATCACCGTCGCCGTGGTCGCGGTCGGCGTCGCCCTGGCCTGGTTCCTGGTCGGGCGTCGCGAGGTGCCGCGCGAGGCCCCGGCCGACGTCTCCTTCGTGACCCGGGCCGCCCGCGCCGACCTCTACGGCGACGCCATCAACGAGGGCCTGGTGGTCGGCCCCGGCCGCCACACGGTCACCGCGCTGACCGCCGCCGACGACCGCGTGGTCGACGGCGCCTTCAGCGGCGGTGCCACCACGATCTCCGGGGTCGGCACCGGCCTGCGCCGGCTGCAGACCGGGTTCGTCCGGTCCTACGCCCTGTCCGTCTTCGCAGGAGCGGTGCTCCTGGTGCTGACCATCGTGGTGGTGAACCTGTGA